The Gloeobacter violaceus PCC 7421 DNA window GAGGAGACATCCGATCCCAGCCCTTCCCAGGGGATGGTCCGCATCGAGATCGAGCTGCAAACGAAGGCGGGGCCTTGCGCCTGCGCCTGTCTTTGTCCATGGTTTGTGTTCCTGGTTCATCGCATTAGGAGTTGCGTATGTCCGTTCGACTCTACGTTGGAAATTTGCCCGAAGAGGTCACCCGCCAGGAATTGGAGGCGATTTTCGCCCCCGCCGGCGAAGTGGTCTCCCTCAAAGTGATTACCGACCGCAAGACCGGCAAGTGCCGGGGCTTTGGTTTTCTGACCGTGTCCACCCCCGAAGCCGCCGACAGCTTCATCGAGCAATTCAACGGCGTCAGCTTCAAAGATGTCGCCCTGCGCGTCGAGAAGGCCCAGCCCAAGGCCAAGAGCGACCGCAGCGACGAAGGTGACGGCGAAGCCGCCGCCCCCGCCCCCGCCGTGGCCGCCGGCAGCGAAGCGACCGAACCGCAGGTGGAGAGCGCCGCTGCTCCCCGCCCCGTCCCGGCCCGCGCCGCCGGTCCGATTAGCACCGGCCGCCCGCCGATCCGCAAAGTCGACAAAAGCCAGCGCGACCGTCAGGGCGACGGCGGCCGCCGCCAGGGCGACAGCCGCCGCGATCGGCCAGCGGCCACCACCGTCTCCTCCGACGAGGCCAACCAGCCCGACCCGCGCTGGGCCGACGCCCTGCGCGACATTCGCCGCCAATTGACCACCAAGGCCTAGGCGCTCCAGACCAGGAACACGGCAATCGAGCGGTCCAGGACTGAATCTCTTCAGCCCTGGACCGCTCGCTTTTGCTCGATTGTTTCAAGGAGGGCAAAATAGTCGCGTTCCATCAGCTGCGCAGATCGACCGAGTAGCGCTCGGCCAGAGCCTGCCGGACGCGCTGGTGGACGGCGGTGATCTCCTCTTCGGTGAGCGTGTGGTCGCTGCGGTAAACCATCCGAAAGGCGAGGGAGCGGCAGCCCTCCGGCACCCCCTGGCCCTTGAATTCATCGAGCAGCGCGACCGATTCGAGCAGCGGTTCGCCCTGCTCGCGGATGAGCCGCTCGAATTCGAAGACGGTGAGCGCCTCGCGGGCATAGAACGACAAGTCCCGCGCCGCCGGAGGAAAGGGGGAGAAGGAACGAAATTCGACCGGCCGCTCGCGCACCAGGTCGATCAAAAAATCGAGATCGATCTCGAATACAAACGTCTGCTCGGGTAGATCCAGTCGGGAAGCCAGACGGGGGTGAAGCTGGCCGAGGGTGCCGAGCCGCTCGCCCGATACCCACAGCGAAGCCGTTCGCCCCGGGTGCAGCCGCTCGTCCCGGCGGTCGGCCTGGTATTCGACTTCGATCTGCCACGGCTGCAAAATCGCCGCAAGCACGCCTTTGGCTGCGAACCAATCGAAGGGGGGGGTGAGTTTTTGCCAGTCGCCCACCGCAGGCTCGCCGCACATCACCGCCCCAAGCCGGCCCGACTCGAAGATGCCCTCGTCGGAGCGCAAAAAGACGACCCCCACTTCGAAGGCGTGAAAGGGCATGTTTCCCTGGGAGCGGTTGAAGCGCAGGATCTCAAGCAAGCCGTCGATCAAATTGGTGCGCAGGCTGTTGAGTTCGGCGCTCAGCGGATTGCTGAGCACCACCGGCTGCTGGTCGCGGTCCGGGGCGAGCGAGTAAGTCACCACCTCGGTGAGCCCCGCTCCCTGACAGAGCGAGCGCACCCGCCGCTCGATAAAGTCCTCAAAAGGCAGATAGCCGCCGTCGGCGGGGGGCGGCAGGGTGGGCGCGAAGCGGTCGTAACCGACGACGCGCGCCACTTCTTCGATGAGATCGATTTCGCGCTCGATATCGCGCAATCGATGACCCGGTACGGTGACGGCGAATTCCTGCGGCCCCGTCTGTACGTCGAAGCCGAGGTTCTTGAGCACCCGGGCAATCTCCGCATCCGGGATGTCTTCGCCCAGGATCTGGGCGAGGCGCTCGGGCCGCAGGGACACCACGCGGTTCTCGCGACGGCGGTAATCGTCGGTTGCCTGGACGACGGCGCGCGCCCCTGCGCAATCGGCCAATAGTTGCAGAGCGCGGCCGAGGGCGTGTTCGAGGGCGGAGGCGTCCACACCACGTTCGTAGCGCGCCGAAGCCTCGGTGCGCAGCGCAAAGACGCGGGCGGAGCGGCGAATCGCGGGCGGGTCGAAGATGGCCGCCTCCAGCACGATGCGCCGGGTCTGTCCGCCCACCTCGGTGGCCTCGCCCCCCATCACCCCGGCGAGGGCAACCGGCCGCTCGCCGGCGGTGATGAGCAGATTTGCGGGTGTCAAGGGCCGCTCGGTTCCATCCAGGGTGACCAGCTGCTCGCCTTTGTGGGCGAAGCGCACCCCCAGGGTACCGGCGGCGAGCCGGTCGGCATCGAAGGCGTGCAGCGGCTGGCCCCATTCGAGCAGCACGTAGTTGGTGACATCGACGACATTGTTGATGGGGCGCATGCCGGCTTTTTCGAGGCGCTCGCGCAGCCAGTCGGGAGCAGGACCGACGGCGACTTCCTCTAATAAGGTGGCGGTATAGACCGGGCAGGCTTCCGGCTCGGCGATCCGGGCGGCCAGATCGCCCCTGGGCACCAGGGGCGCATCGACCAGGGGCAGGCGCAAGATGCCGCCGGTCAGGGCCGCCACCTCGCGGGCGATCCCCACCATGCTGAGGGCGTCGGCGCGGTTGGCGGTCGAGGCCACTTCGAGAATCGCGTCGTCGAGGCCGAGCAGCGGTCCCACGTCGAGGCCAAGGGGCAGCGACGCCTCGGGAAAGATATGAATGCCCTCGGAGGCTTTTTCGAGGCCCAACTCTTCGAGTGAGCAGAGCATGCCTTCGCTCGGCATACCCCGGATGCTCGCGGCGCGCAGTTTCAAGTCTTTGATCGGTAGATACGTGCCGACCGGGGCCACCGGCGCGTAGATGCCGGCGCGGGCGTTGGGAGCGCCGCAGACGATGTTGAGCAATCGGCCCGTGCCGATATCGACCCGGCAGACGTGCAGCCGGTCGGCCTGGGGATGGGGCGCGCACTCGAGCACCCGGCCCACCACCACCCCGGCCGCCCAGGTGCGCCGATCTTCGACATGTTCAACTTCGAAGCCCGCCATGGTCAGCTTCTCGGCCAGTTCGGACGGCGTGAAATCAAATTCGACGTACTCTTGAAGCCAGTTGAAGGAGACGCGCATGGGATGCAGGCCGGTTGAATGGAGCGTTTCGATGCTATCAGTTTGCCGGGGCACCCGACTATGCACCTGCGGGGCGGCCTTCAAGCTTCAGTTTGAGATTTCCAAATGCTTGCCTCAATTGTCAAAAATTGCCGCGATCGGTTTCGAACACATCGACTCCCGAAAATATGCGACAAGACTTGACAGGAACTCCGCGATTTTTTAGGCTGACTCAAGGTTATCCAGGTCGCGCCCACTCCGCAGTGAACACTCTCCATCGATCGGTCCTGTTGGAAGAAACTATTGTCGGTCTGCAGGTGCACCCCGGCGGACTCTACCTTGACGCCACCGTCGGCCTGGGTGGGCACAGCGAGGCCATCTTGCGCACCGAAAGCACCCGGGTGGTCGCCCTCGATCAAGACGAGGACGCCCTTGCGCAGGCGCGGCTACGCCTGGCCCCCTTCGGCGAACGGGTGCGCTTTGAACACATCAACTTTGCCGAATTCGAGCCGGGGGAGGAGCGCTTCGACGGCATCGTCGCCGATCTGGGCGTCAGTTCGATGCAACTGGATAGCCCCGAGCGGGGTTTTTCGTGGCGGTTCGAATCGCCCCTCGACATGCGCATGGACGGCGGGGGCGAGGCCGAGACGGCGGCGGACCTGGTCAACACCTGCAGCGCCGAGCAGTTGAGCGACCTGTTCTGGCGCTACGGTGAGGAGCGCTTCTCGCGGCGCATCGCCCGGCGGATCGTCGAGCGGCGCCCCTTGCGCACGACCACCGAACTGGCCGCGGTAGTCGCCTCGGCCATCCCGACCCGCCAGCCCATCCACCCCGCCACCCGCGTCTTTCAGGCGTTGCGCATCGCCGTCAACGGCGAAGTCGCAGCTCTGGAAACCTTTCTTGAGCGCAGTCCCGACTGGCTGGTACCGGGAGGACGCCTCGCCGTCATCAGCTTCCACAGCCTTGAGGACCGGCCGGTCAAGCACCGCTGGCGCGCCGATCCCCGTCTCGAAGTGCTCACCCGCAAAACGATCACAGCCGGCGAAGCTGAGATCCAGTCCAACCCCCGCGCCCGTTCGGCCAGGCTGCGCCTGGCCCGCCGCCTTTCACCCAGTGAGGAGTCTCGATCGTGAACGCCCTACCCCAGAGCCAGGTTTCCCCAAATACCGGCGTCGTGCTGCCGCTCGAACGTCCCCTTGCCGCCCCGCCCACCCCGGAGGAGTTAAAAACGCTGCGCCTGGCTGCCGGGCTGCGCACGGCGCGCAACGCCGGCATCGGTGTCCTCGCGCTGCTGGTCGTCGCCACCTCGGGCCTGTACTGGTGGACTTTTCAGACCCAGGCGCGCTGGGAGGACGGCTACCGGCAGTTGGTAAGCCTGCGCACGCAGTCGCGGCAACTGGCGCTTTTTAGCGAAGCGCTCACCGGCAACCTGGCAAGCAGCGTCGCCCTCAACACGCCGCTCAGGGTGGCCACCCCCGCCCAGGCGCTCAGCGTACCGGCCGCTCCCGAGCGTCCCCTCAAGCCGTTGCCCCAGGCTGCGGCCCCTGATCTGGCCCTTGCCATTCCGGCGGGCTACTGATGCGTTCGATCCGGCGGCAAACCACCTCCCGCCTGTGGCTGGTGGGCATCGGTGTACTCGCGGCGGCGGGCGGTCTGGGCTACCGCCTCTACGATCTGCAGGTCACCCAGGCGAGCACCCTCCAGGAACGTGCCGCCCTCCAGCGCGAGCGCACGGTCAAATCCGAGCGGCCCCGGGCAGGAATCGTCGATCGGCGCGGGGTGGCCCTGGCCCTCGATGAGCCGATTTTTGATCTCTACGCCCACCCGTTTTTGATCGACGCGGAGGCAAAATTGCTCGCCTCGCGCCAGGCTTCCAGACAAAAAGGCGTCGATCGCGAGGCGCTGGAGGCCAAGCTTGCCGCCCAGCACCGTCAGGCGCTGCGCTCCGAGATGGCCCTGGCCCTCGCCCAGGCCACCGGTCGGCCCGCGGCCGAAATCGCCGCCCGCCTCACTGAAAATCGCCGCACCGTCGCCCTTGCCCGCGGCCTGGGCGAAAATGCCCGCGAGCGCATCGTGCAGGCGAAGCTGCCGGGGTTGGAGTTCGGTTCGCGCCGCCGCCGCTTCTACCCGGACGGGGCCAACAGCGCTGCGTTGGTGGGCTTTCTCAACTACGAAGGCCAGGGCCAGGGGGGCGTCGAGCAGTTCTACCACAAGCGCCTCACCGGCGCCTCGTCGAGCTACCCGGTCACCCTCGGCCCCGGGGGGCTGCCGCTGGCAAGCACCCTGCCCACCGAGGCGTTCGAAGGCTTCGAGCCCGGCCGTCTGGCCCTCACCATCGACGCGCGCGTGCAGCGTGCCGCCCGCCTTGCCCTGGAGCGCGGCGTCGAGGCCAACCGCGTCACTCGGGGTGCCGCCATTGTGCTGGAGCCCCAGAGCGGCGAAATTCTGGCGATGGCGGTGAGCCCCAGTTTCGACAACAACCGCTACGGCGAATTTCCGCCCGCCCATTTCAAGAACTGGGCGGTGAGCGACCTGTACGAACCAGGATCGACATTTAAGCCGGTCAACGTCGCCCTCGCCCTCAGCGCCGGGGCCATTCGCCCCGACACCGTCGTCAACGACTCCGGTTCGATGAGTTTTGGCCGCTATACGCTCAGCAACTACGACCGGCGGGCGCGCGGGGCGATTTCGGTCACCAAGGTGCTGATGGTCTCCAGCAACATCGGCATGATCCGCCTGATGCAAAAAATGCCGCCCACCGCGTACTACGACAAACTGCGCGAAATCGGCATCGGGGGAGCCGGCGGCGTCGATCTGCCGGGCGAAACGCGCGGGATCATCACCAACCGCACCCAGTTCGCCAAATACCCGGTGCAGGTGGCGACGGTGGCCTTCGGCCAGGGGGTGGCCCTCACGCCTTTGCAACTGGCAAGCCTGCACGGGGCGATTGCCAACGGCGGCATGGCCATCCAGCCCCACCTCGTGCGCGCCTTCGAGAATGACGAAGGCCAGGTGCTCTGGAAACCGGAGCACCGATCGACCAAGCGCATCTTCACCTCCGAGGCGACCGTCGCCGTGCGCGAGATGATGATGCACGTCGTCGAAGAGGGCACCGGCAAACCGGCGCGCATCCCGGGCTACCGCATCGGCGGCAAGACCGGCACCGCCCAAAAAGCCAACATCGGCGGGCGCGGCTACCTGGCGGGCAAAAAGATCACCAGCTTCGTGGGCTATCTGCCGGCGCGCAACCCACGCTACGTGGTGCTGGTGGTGCTGGATGAACCCAAGTCCGGTAACGCCTTCGGCTCCACCACCGCCGCTCCCATCGTGCGCGAAATCTGCCAGGAGCTGATTTCCTACGGCAACCTCCCCCCGAGTCACCCGCAGGAGTTGCTCGCCGCCGCGCCCAAAAAACCGTAGTAGCTTACCACCGTACCGCCGTAGACCCGCCGATCGAGTCGCACCAGAGAACCCACGGCCTCGGGCAAATCCGGCAAATCTTCGCCGTGCTCGGCAGCCAGTTCGCCGTCGTCGGCCAGCAACCCGCAGGCAACGACCGCCTCCAGTACCGGCAGGTAAAGCTCCCCACGGTAAGGCGGGTCGAAGTAGATGAGATCGAACACCCGGCCCTGCTTTGCCAGACGGGCGACACCGGTAAGCGCGTCCGTTTTGTGGATCGTCCCGAGGCCGGGGGCGATCTTGTCCCAGTTGGCCGCGGCGATGCGCGCCGCCCCGGCCGCCTGCTCGATCCCGATTGCCTCTGCCGCGCCGCGCGCCAGGGCTTCGGCCCCCATCGTGCCCGCCCCGGCGCACAGATCGAGCCAATGGCAGCCTTCCACCCGGCCGTGCCAGCGACCGAAGACGGCCGTGCGCACCCGCCCTAAAGTAGGCCGGGTATCGAGTCCGCCCGGGGTGCGCAGCAAGCGGTTGCCGTAGATACGCAGGCTCATCGTCCGCCTATGCTAACCGGCCGTGAGGTTCAAGCAAGTCTACCCATCACCCGCTGGCTGCCACGATGCTTCATGAGGGAGGACGATTGACCCGTAGTAATTTTCCTGCCAGATTCTCCTCTTCATCCTCGATCGCCCTGTGGATGTTGTCAGCAAGCCGCTGCCAGTTCAAATCCTCGGAGCAGACGACGATTCCGGCATGCTCCGGACAAAAGCGATGCAGCCGCACAAAATGGCGACGATTTTGGGTGAGAACAGCGCATTGTCGACTGGCAGCAAAGTCCAATACCTGTTCGTCTGGTATGCCCTTGGTAGCCTGGCCGGCCTCCTGAGCCGTCAATACGTCATGTCCCAGTGCCCGCAGCAAAACGACGACTGGAAACGGAAATTGCTCGTCGGCATACAACTGGGCCATGAGCTATGCGTTCTCGTTATCCCGAATGGCAATCTCGATTTCGTCGGGAAAGGCTTGTGCATAAGCCCAGGCGTTCCGCAGGTCCGCAGCCGTGAGTTGGGGAAAGGCCGCGAGAATCTGAGCATCGTCGGCTCCCAGGCGTCGGTAGTTGATCAAGCCCCAAACCGGGATACGGGTTCCGGCGACGCAGGCGTCACCGCCGACGACATCGGGAATTTTCGTGACGCCACGCCAGGAATTGCTAAGACTTTGAGCCAAAAGCTCAATCGCCTGAGCTTTCTCTTCGGGAGAAAGGGCGAGCAGTTGGGGCTGAAGTTCCTTAAGGCTCACGGCAAGGGCGGCAAAGTAAGTCAGGCTACTATTCTAGGGCTGCACAAGCCGGTCCGTCGGCCAACACATTAACAATCGCGATCGTTTTTCGAAAGCAGGCCATGCGCTGAACATCTGTAACCGGCTGTTCCCATCCAAGGCAAAGCGACCCGCGCGTTAAGATGGCTGCGGACAGATATTCAACAAGCAGGTTGCGATGCGGGCGAAGAAAGTCGTACTGGCCTACTCGGGCGGCGTGGACACCAGCGTGTGCATTCCTTATCTAAAGCACGAATGGGGTGTGGAGCAGGTGGTGGCCCTGGCGGCCGATCTGGGCCAGGGTGAAGATCTCGAAGCCGTCCGCCAGAAGGCCCTCGCCTCCGGCGCCGACCAGGCAATCGTCCAGGATGCCCGCGAAGATTTTGTCTACGACTACGCCTTTGCGGCCCTGCAGGCCAACGCCCTCTACGAGGGGCGCTACCCGCTCGCCACCGCCCTCGCCCGGCCACTCATCGCCCGGATCCTCGTCAAGTGCGCCCAGGCGGTAGGGGCCGACGCCGTCGCCCACGGCTGCACGGGCAAGGGCAACGACCAGGTGCGCTTCGACGTGTCTATCGGCGCGCTCGACCCGAAACTGAAAGTGCTCGCCCCCGCCCGCGAGTGGGGCATGTCCCGCGAGGAGACGATCGCCTATGGCGAGCGCTACGGCATCCCCGCCCCGGTCAAGAAA harbors:
- a CDS encoding DUF5615 family PIN-like protein: MAQLYADEQFPFPVVVLLRALGHDVLTAQEAGQATKGIPDEQVLDFAASRQCAVLTQNRRHFVRLHRFCPEHAGIVVCSEDLNWQRLADNIHRAIEDEEENLAGKLLRVNRPPS
- the rsmH gene encoding 16S rRNA (cytosine(1402)-N(4))-methyltransferase RsmH yields the protein MRQDLTGTPRFFRLTQGYPGRAHSAVNTLHRSVLLEETIVGLQVHPGGLYLDATVGLGGHSEAILRTESTRVVALDQDEDALAQARLRLAPFGERVRFEHINFAEFEPGEERFDGIVADLGVSSMQLDSPERGFSWRFESPLDMRMDGGGEAETAADLVNTCSAEQLSDLFWRYGEERFSRRIARRIVERRPLRTTTELAAVVASAIPTRQPIHPATRVFQALRIAVNGEVAALETFLERSPDWLVPGGRLAVISFHSLEDRPVKHRWRADPRLEVLTRKTITAGEAEIQSNPRARSARLRLARRLSPSEESRS
- a CDS encoding DUF433 domain-containing protein, yielding MSLKELQPQLLALSPEEKAQAIELLAQSLSNSWRGVTKIPDVVGGDACVAGTRIPVWGLINYRRLGADDAQILAAFPQLTAADLRNAWAYAQAFPDEIEIAIRDNENA
- the pheT gene encoding phenylalanine--tRNA ligase subunit beta, translating into MRVSFNWLQEYVEFDFTPSELAEKLTMAGFEVEHVEDRRTWAAGVVVGRVLECAPHPQADRLHVCRVDIGTGRLLNIVCGAPNARAGIYAPVAPVGTYLPIKDLKLRAASIRGMPSEGMLCSLEELGLEKASEGIHIFPEASLPLGLDVGPLLGLDDAILEVASTANRADALSMVGIAREVAALTGGILRLPLVDAPLVPRGDLAARIAEPEACPVYTATLLEEVAVGPAPDWLRERLEKAGMRPINNVVDVTNYVLLEWGQPLHAFDADRLAAGTLGVRFAHKGEQLVTLDGTERPLTPANLLITAGERPVALAGVMGGEATEVGGQTRRIVLEAAIFDPPAIRRSARVFALRTEASARYERGVDASALEHALGRALQLLADCAGARAVVQATDDYRRRENRVVSLRPERLAQILGEDIPDAEIARVLKNLGFDVQTGPQEFAVTVPGHRLRDIEREIDLIEEVARVVGYDRFAPTLPPPADGGYLPFEDFIERRVRSLCQGAGLTEVVTYSLAPDRDQQPVVLSNPLSAELNSLRTNLIDGLLEILRFNRSQGNMPFHAFEVGVVFLRSDEGIFESGRLGAVMCGEPAVGDWQKLTPPFDWFAAKGVLAAILQPWQIEVEYQADRRDERLHPGRTASLWVSGERLGTLGQLHPRLASRLDLPEQTFVFEIDLDFLIDLVRERPVEFRSFSPFPPAARDLSFYAREALTVFEFERLIREQGEPLLESVALLDEFKGQGVPEGCRSLAFRMVYRSDHTLTEEEITAVHQRVRQALAERYSVDLRS
- the rsmD gene encoding 16S rRNA (guanine(966)-N(2))-methyltransferase RsmD codes for the protein MSLRIYGNRLLRTPGGLDTRPTLGRVRTAVFGRWHGRVEGCHWLDLCAGAGTMGAEALARGAAEAIGIEQAAGAARIAAANWDKIAPGLGTIHKTDALTGVARLAKQGRVFDLIYFDPPYRGELYLPVLEAVVACGLLADDGELAAEHGEDLPDLPEAVGSLVRLDRRVYGGTVVSYYGFLGAAASNSCG
- a CDS encoding RNA recognition motif domain-containing protein, whose product is MSVRLYVGNLPEEVTRQELEAIFAPAGEVVSLKVITDRKTGKCRGFGFLTVSTPEAADSFIEQFNGVSFKDVALRVEKAQPKAKSDRSDEGDGEAAAPAPAVAAGSEATEPQVESAAAPRPVPARAAGPISTGRPPIRKVDKSQRDRQGDGGRRQGDSRRDRPAATTVSSDEANQPDPRWADALRDIRRQLTTKA
- a CDS encoding peptidoglycan D,D-transpeptidase FtsI family protein is translated as MRSIRRQTTSRLWLVGIGVLAAAGGLGYRLYDLQVTQASTLQERAALQRERTVKSERPRAGIVDRRGVALALDEPIFDLYAHPFLIDAEAKLLASRQASRQKGVDREALEAKLAAQHRQALRSEMALALAQATGRPAAEIAARLTENRRTVALARGLGENARERIVQAKLPGLEFGSRRRRFYPDGANSAALVGFLNYEGQGQGGVEQFYHKRLTGASSSYPVTLGPGGLPLASTLPTEAFEGFEPGRLALTIDARVQRAARLALERGVEANRVTRGAAIVLEPQSGEILAMAVSPSFDNNRYGEFPPAHFKNWAVSDLYEPGSTFKPVNVALALSAGAIRPDTVVNDSGSMSFGRYTLSNYDRRARGAISVTKVLMVSSNIGMIRLMQKMPPTAYYDKLREIGIGGAGGVDLPGETRGIITNRTQFAKYPVQVATVAFGQGVALTPLQLASLHGAIANGGMAIQPHLVRAFENDEGQVLWKPEHRSTKRIFTSEATVAVREMMMHVVEEGTGKPARIPGYRIGGKTGTAQKANIGGRGYLAGKKITSFVGYLPARNPRYVVLVVLDEPKSGNAFGSTTAAPIVREICQELISYGNLPPSHPQELLAAAPKKP